TCGCGATGGTCGTCATGGCCCTGTACTTCCGCACGTGGAAGATGTCGCTCGCGGCGATCGTCGGCCTCTTCGTCGTGATGATCGTCACCATGGGGATCTATGCGACGCTCGGCTTCGAGGTCACCCCCGAGGCGATGATCGGATTCCTCACCGTGCTGAGCTTCGCGCTCTACGACACCGTGGTGGTGTTCGACAAGATCCGGGAGAACACCGAGGACTTCGAGTCGAACCGGCGCATGAAGTTCTCCGAGCTCGTCAACCTCGGCATCAACCAGACGACCGTGCGATCGATCAACACCTCGGTGATCTCCGTCCTGCCGATCGGCGCGATCCTCTTCATCGGCGTCGCGCTGCTCGGCGCGGGAACCCTCACCGACATCTCGCTCTCGCTGTTCGTCGGCACGATCGTCGCCGCGCTGTCGACCCTGTTCGTCGCCTCCCCGTTCTACGCGTGGCTCCGCAGCCGCGAGGAGGCGGTCCGCGAGCAGGAGGAGCTCGTCGAGGAGACCCGCGAGCGCCTCGGTCTGCCCGACCGCGCCCCGGTGCTCTTCGAGGACCTCGACGAGGCCAGGTCGGAGCGCGCGGCGACCGCTGGGTCCTGAGCCCCCGGAGTACCAGTACCATGGGGTGAGCAGCGGGCACGAGGAGAGGGGCTGCGGTGGCACAGTCGATCGATGACTCCGCCGGATCGGCGCGACGATCGCGCGGATTCTCGCGCCTGGCCTGGTGGACCGCCCGGAGTCAGCAGACCCCGCAGCATCCCAAGGCGCTCGCACCCCTGCTCCAGGCCGTCGCGCACAACCACCCCAAGGCCGACGTCGACATCGTGCTGCGCGCCTACCGGGTGGCGGAGAAGGCCCACGAGGGCCAGATGCGCAAGAGCGGCGTCCCGTACATCACCCACCCCGTGGCCGTCGCGACGATCCTCGCGGAGATCGGCCTGACCCCGACCACGCTCGCGGCCGCCCTCCTCCACGACACCGTCGAGGACACCGACTACGGGCTCGAGCAGCTGCGCGCCGACTTCGGCGACGAGATCGCGGTCATGGTCGACGGGGTGACCAAGCTCGACAAGATCGAGTACGGACAGGCCGCGCAGTCGGAGACCGTGCGCAAGATGATCGTCGCGATGTCGCGCGACATCCGGGTCCTCGTCATCAAGCTCGCCGACCGCCTCCACAACGCCCGCACGTGGAAGCACGTGCCGGCGGCGTCGAGCCGGAAGAAGGCGACCGAGACCCTCGAGATCTTCGCCCCGCTCGCCCACCGGCTCGGCATGAACACCATCAAGTGGGAGCTCGAGGACCTGTCGTTCCAGGTGCTCTACCCCAAGGTGTACTCCGAGATCGTCCGGCTCGTCGCCGAGCGGGCCCCCGAGCGCGAGAAGTACCTCGGCATCGTCTCCCGCGAGCTCGGGTCCGAGCTGCGCGAGTCGCACATCGACTTCACGATCTCCGGCCGGCCCAAGCACTACTACTCGATCTATCAGAAGATGGTGGTCCGCGGCCACGACTTCGCCGAGATCTACGATCTCGTGGGCGTCCGGGTGCTCGTCGAGACGGTGCGCGAGTGCTACACCGTGCTCGGCCTCGTCCATGCGCGGTGGTCCCCGGTGGCCGGGCGCTTCAAGGACTACATCGCGATGCCGAAGTTCAACATGTACCAGAGCCTCCACACCACGGTGATCGGACCCTACGGCAAGCCGGTGGAGATCCAGATCCGGACCCGCGAGATGGACCGGCGCGCCGAGTTCGGCGTCGCCGCCCACTGGAAGTACAAGGACCGCCGGCGCGTCGACCCCGTGACGCTCACCGGCTCCGTGGACCGCACCGCGAAGGTCGGCGACTCCGGCGAGGTCGACCAGGTCGCGTGGCTGCGCCAGCTCCTCGACTGGCAGCGCGAGACGAGCGATCCCGACGAGTTCCTCGACAACCTCCGCTTCGAGGTGAATTCGAAGGAGGTCTACGTCTTCACTCCCAAGGGGGACATCGTGTCGCTCCCGGCGGAGTCGACGCCGGTCGACTTCGCCTACGCGGTCCATACCGAGGTCGGCCACAAGACGATGGGAGCGCGCGTCAACGGACGGCTCATCGCGCTCGACACCGCACTGTCCAACGGCGACGTCGTCGAGGTCTTCACCTCGAAGGACGAGAACGCCGGGCCGAGCCGCGACTGGCTCGCCTTCGTCAAGAGCCCGCGCGCCCGGAACAAGATCCGGCAGTGGTTCTCCAAGGAGCGCCGCGAAGAGGCCATCGAGTCCGGCCGCGACCAGCTCGCCCGTGCGATGCGCCGGCACCGGCTGAGCGCGGAGAAGCTCATGAGCCAGGAAGCGCTCGTCGTCGTCGCCAACGAGCAGCGGCTCGGCGACGTGGCCGGGCTCTATGCCGCGATCGGCAACGGCACGATGTCAGCCGCACACGTCGTCGACCTGCTCGCCAAGGAGGTCGCGGGCGAGGAGACCGAGGAGTACCGCGCGCCGACGAATCCCCGGGGCCGGTCGAGCGGCCACCACTCCTCGACGACGGGCGTGCTCGTCAAGGGCGCCGACGACATCCTCGTCAAGCTCGCCCGCTGCTGCACCCCCGTGCCCGGCGACGACATCGTCGGCTTCGTCACCCGGGGGGCCGGGGTGTCGGTGCACCGGGCGGACTGCTCGAACGTCGCGAGCCTCACCCGCGAGCCGGACCGGATCGTCGAGGTCGAATGGTCCGGGCACTCCTCGGGGGTGTACCTCGTGCAGATCCAGGTCGAGGCGCTCGACCGGGCCGGCCTGCTGTCCGACATCACCAAGGTCCTCACCGACAACCACGTCAACATCCTCTCCGCCTCGGTCGCCACCTCGAAGGCCCGCGTCGCGCAGTCGCGGTTCGTGTTCGAGATGGGCGACGCGAACCACCTCGACACCGTGCTCGCCGCCGCCCGGCGCGTCGACGGGGTGTTCGACGTCTACCGCATCACCGGCGGCTGAGACCCGCGCCGCCCGGCGGTCCGAACGCGCGGGCGGCGATCCGCCGCACCGCCCGCAGGTGCGGTCTGCGGTACTGCAGCCCGAGGTAGGCGAGGAAGTCCCGGCGCTCCGCCGCGGACACCTGCGCCGCGGTGCGGCGCAGCCGGGCGACCGCCGCGTCCTCGTCCTGCGCGTCCTCCCGGGCGAGGAGCACGAGGTCGTAGAGCGTCCGGTTCGGCGCGGTCACCGGGATGCCCGCGACGCGGGCGAGATCATCGCCGGTCACCCACCGCTCATAGGTGATCCACGGGTCGTCCGCGCGCCGCACCCGGCGACGGCTGCGGGTCGTGTACTCGAGCGTCGTCGGGCCGGTGCCCACGCCCCACCAGACCCAGTGGGCCGAGTGGTGGGACAGCACGAGGCCGCGCGGACCGGGCCGGTCGAGCGCCCGCGCGCGGAGCTCTGCGTCGACCCGGGTCCCGACCGGCACCCAGCAGGCGTCGGTGAGGCGGAACACGAGGCCGTCGAGGGTGAGGTCCATGAGCTCGGCGTAGTCGAGGGGCTCGCCGACCCGGAGCAGATCGTCCATTCCGCCATCCTCATCGGGCGGCCGGCCCGGGGCAACGGTCGGCCGCGCGCTGTGGACGACACGGCGACGCCCGCTCCGTCCGGGTGTGGACGGAGCGGGCGTCAGGAGCCGTGCGCGCCGGGTGTCAGCCGAGCTGCTCCGCGGTCCGCGACACCTGGTCGTACCAGGCGCGCCGGGCCTCGAGCGCGGTGCGGGCCTCGGCGATGCGCTTCTCGTCGCCGCTCGCCTCGGCCCGGGCGAGGTCGTCCTCGAGACCGGCGATCGCGGCCTCGAGCTGGGCGAGCATGCCCGAGGTGCGGTTCCGGGTCTCCGGATCGGTGCGCTTCCACTCGGCGTCCTCGGCGGCGGCGAGGGCCCGCTCGACCTCGCGCAGGCCGCCCTCCATCCGCGACACGTCGGCCCGCGGGACCTTCCCCGCGTCCTCCCACGCCTCCTGGATGGTGCGCAGCTCGCGCTTCGCGGCCGCCGGGTCGGTGATCGGCAGGAGCGCTCGCGCTCGGGCGAGGAGCTCCTCCTTGACGACGAGGTTCTCGCCGTAGGCGGCGTCGATCGCCTCGTTCTCCTTCTCCCGGGCGGCGAAGAACACGTCCTGCGCCCCGCGGAACCGGGCCCACAGCGCGTCGTCGTCCTTGCGGCCGGCGCGCGGAGCGGCCTTCCATCGGTCCATGAGCGCGCGGTACTGCTGGGCGGTGCCGCGCCAGTCGGTCGAGTGCGACAGCGCCTCGGCCTCCTCGACGAGCTTCGCCTTGATCCGCTTGCCTTCCGCATTGCGCTTGTCGAGATCGGAGAAGAACTCGCGGCGATGCCGGTCGAAGGTGTTGCGGGCCTTCGAGAAGCGACCCCACAGCTCCTGGTCCTGCGCCCGCGGCAGCCGCGGGGAGTTCGCCTGGATCGACTTCCACTCGTCGAAGAGCGCGGCCATCCGGGCCCCGGAGCTCTTCCACTGCACGCGGGCCGGATCCGTGCCCGCGATCGACTCCGCCTCCTCGACCACCGCGGTGCGGCGGGCCAGCCCCTCGGCGCGCGCGGACTCCCGCTCCTTCGCCTGGGCGGCGGCGGTGCGGGCGGCGGACTCCTGGATCCCCTCGAGCCGAGCGGCGAGCGCGGCGAGGTCGCCGACCACCGCGGCCTCGGCGAGGGCGGCCTGCTGATTCCTCGCCGAGGCGCGGATCGAATCCCCGGAGGCGCCCGCCGCGAGCCGCTCCTCGAGGAGCGCGGCGGCGTCGACGAGATCGAGGTACTTGTGCGCGTAGTACTCGAGCGCCTGCGCCTCGCTCGCGTCGGGGTACTGTCCGACGGCCCGCTCGCCGTCCGCGGTGCGGACGTAGACGGTGGTGTCCCCGCCGACGCGACCGTGCTCGACCGCCGCGGCGACGGCCGCCGTCCGATCGGCCTGGGGTGCTGCCGCCGCCGGGGTCCGCGGGGCCGCCGGGCGGCGGCCGGCGAGGGCGGACGGGCTCGGCGCCGGGCGCGGGCCGGGACGGGGTGCAGGTGCGGGCGGGTGCTGGGCGGAGCCGTCGGTCATCTCGGTACCTTGTCTTCGCGTCGGTCGAATCACGGGTGATCACTCGACGATGGGCAGAACACCCCCAGCATATCCACGCTGGGCCCGGGGAGGGGCGCGTTAGACTGGCATCCATGGAGATCACCGCCGTGAGCGCCGAGCTGCTCGACGTCAACTGCTATGCCGTGGCCGCTGACGGCGACGCCGGTCCGCGCGAATGCATCCTCGTCGATGCAGGGTTCGACTGCGCCCCCGACCTGGCGCGCGTGCTCGCGGAGTTCGAGTGGACGCCGGTCGCCGTGCTCCTCACCCACGGCCATCCGGATCACATCCTCGGGCTGCCCGGCCTGCTCGCGGCGTTCCCCGGGATCGAGGTCCTCATCGGGGAGCCGGACCACTACCGGCTCGTCGATCCCGCCTCGACGGTGTCGGCGCAGCTCGCCGCCGTCGTCGCCCCGCTCGTCGGCAGGTGGACCGCTCCCGAGGCGCGCACCGTGACCGGCACGGAGCCGTTCACCCGCGCCGGGCTCACCATCACCCCGGACCCCGCCCCCGGCCACACCGAGGGCTCGACCCTGTGGCGGGTCACGGACCCCGGGGGAGAGGGGGACGCCGCCGAGGTGCTGTTCACCGGGGACGTCCTGTTCGCCGGATCGATCGGCCGGACGGACCTCGCCGGGGGCGACCCGCAGGCGATGGAGCGCACCCTGGCGCACATCTCCGGACTCCCCGACACCCCGGTGCTGCCCGGTCACGGCCCCGTGACCCGGCTGTCGCACGAGCTGCGCACCAATCCGTACCTGTAGAAGGAGACCCCCGCACATGGCCCAGGCCGCACGACTCTCGGGATTCCCGGAATGGCTGCCCGCCGACCGGATCGTCGAGGAGCGCGTCATCGACCTGCTCAAGCACACCTTCGAGCTCAACGGCTTCGCCGCGATCCACACCCGCGCGGTCGAGCCGATCACCGCGCTCGCCAAGGACGGCGAGATCGACAAGGAGGTGTTCGCCGTCTCGCGCCTCCACGCCGAGCCCGGCGATGCGAAGACCCCGCTCGGGCTCCACTTCGACCTCACCGTGCCCTTCGCCCGGTACGTCGTGGAGAACGCCGGCCATCTGCCGTTCCCGTTCAAGCGCTATCAGATCCAGCCGGTGTGGCGCGGGGAGCGCCCCCAGGACGGGCGCTACCGCGAGTTCCTCCAGGCCGACATCGACATCGTCGCCG
This Brevibacterium ihuae DNA region includes the following protein-coding sequences:
- the secF gene encoding protein translocase subunit SecF; translated protein: MKKFFAWGNDLHSGRTSIPFVGRTKLWLTIAGALVIASMIVPLVGGFNFGIAFTGGSEFHVANTSETDESVGTEAITAVVPGAEPNVVPTSDTALRITTNQLSDAEMQEVREALVSAYGVDNEDVTSTFVGPTWGQDVTEKMLRALVIFVAIAMVVMALYFRTWKMSLAAIVGLFVVMIVTMGIYATLGFEVTPEAMIGFLTVLSFALYDTVVVFDKIRENTEDFESNRRMKFSELVNLGINQTTVRSINTSVISVLPIGAILFIGVALLGAGTLTDISLSLFVGTIVAALSTLFVASPFYAWLRSREEAVREQEELVEETRERLGLPDRAPVLFEDLDEARSERAATAGS
- a CDS encoding RelA/SpoT family protein; protein product: MAWWTARSQQTPQHPKALAPLLQAVAHNHPKADVDIVLRAYRVAEKAHEGQMRKSGVPYITHPVAVATILAEIGLTPTTLAAALLHDTVEDTDYGLEQLRADFGDEIAVMVDGVTKLDKIEYGQAAQSETVRKMIVAMSRDIRVLVIKLADRLHNARTWKHVPAASSRKKATETLEIFAPLAHRLGMNTIKWELEDLSFQVLYPKVYSEIVRLVAERAPEREKYLGIVSRELGSELRESHIDFTISGRPKHYYSIYQKMVVRGHDFAEIYDLVGVRVLVETVRECYTVLGLVHARWSPVAGRFKDYIAMPKFNMYQSLHTTVIGPYGKPVEIQIRTREMDRRAEFGVAAHWKYKDRRRVDPVTLTGSVDRTAKVGDSGEVDQVAWLRQLLDWQRETSDPDEFLDNLRFEVNSKEVYVFTPKGDIVSLPAESTPVDFAYAVHTEVGHKTMGARVNGRLIALDTALSNGDVVEVFTSKDENAGPSRDWLAFVKSPRARNKIRQWFSKERREEAIESGRDQLARAMRRHRLSAEKLMSQEALVVVANEQRLGDVAGLYAAIGNGTMSAAHVVDLLAKEVAGEETEEYRAPTNPRGRSSGHHSSTTGVLVKGADDILVKLARCCTPVPGDDIVGFVTRGAGVSVHRADCSNVASLTREPDRIVEVEWSGHSSGVYLVQIQVEALDRAGLLSDITKVLTDNHVNILSASVATSKARVAQSRFVFEMGDANHLDTVLAAARRVDGVFDVYRITGG
- a CDS encoding DUF349 domain-containing protein — protein: MTDGSAQHPPAPAPRPGPRPAPSPSALAGRRPAAPRTPAAAAPQADRTAAVAAAVEHGRVGGDTTVYVRTADGERAVGQYPDASEAQALEYYAHKYLDLVDAAALLEERLAAGASGDSIRASARNQQAALAEAAVVGDLAALAARLEGIQESAARTAAAQAKERESARAEGLARRTAVVEEAESIAGTDPARVQWKSSGARMAALFDEWKSIQANSPRLPRAQDQELWGRFSKARNTFDRHRREFFSDLDKRNAEGKRIKAKLVEEAEALSHSTDWRGTAQQYRALMDRWKAAPRAGRKDDDALWARFRGAQDVFFAAREKENEAIDAAYGENLVVKEELLARARALLPITDPAAAKRELRTIQEAWEDAGKVPRADVSRMEGGLREVERALAAAEDAEWKRTDPETRNRTSGMLAQLEAAIAGLEDDLARAEASGDEKRIAEARTALEARRAWYDQVSRTAEQLG
- a CDS encoding MBL fold metallo-hydrolase; the protein is MEITAVSAELLDVNCYAVAADGDAGPRECILVDAGFDCAPDLARVLAEFEWTPVAVLLTHGHPDHILGLPGLLAAFPGIEVLIGEPDHYRLVDPASTVSAQLAAVVAPLVGRWTAPEARTVTGTEPFTRAGLTITPDPAPGHTEGSTLWRVTDPGGEGDAAEVLFTGDVLFAGSIGRTDLAGGDPQAMERTLAHISGLPDTPVLPGHGPVTRLSHELRTNPYL